GCGGGTCCACGGAACCGTTTCCCCGGCCCGGAGGCTCTCCGGGCCGGGGAACGGTGAACTTTTTCGGATGCTCGTGTGCCGTAATCCGTCACGCTCGACGCCATCCGCGCATGCGTACCGGAACTGCGGGCGTTACCCCTTCGTAATCCCGGGCGGTGCCGGATCACCTGGCTGTGACCAGGAGAGATGCAGGATTCCGTCATTGACGGGCGGAAAAGCGCTGATTAGCGTCCGCCCCATGACCCACCGAGCTCCCGCGGACACCATCGACGACCTGGACCGCCGTGTCATCGCGGCGCTCCAGCTCAACGGTCGCGCCCCGTGGAGCGCGGTGGCTCGTTGGGTGGGTACGAGCGAGACGACCGCCCAGCGGCGCTACAAGGCCCTGCGCGAGCGGGGAGTGCTGCGGGTCGTCGGCAGTCTGGAGCTGGACCGCACGCGGGAGGGCTCTTCCATGCTGGTCCGGGTGCAGGCCAGGCCCGGCCGCGGGCTGGACCTCGCGGATCAGCTCGCCGTCAGCCCGGACGTGCGCTTCCTGGCCGTCGTCACCGGTGCCGCCGATCTCATCGTCGATTTCGTTGCCCGCGACAACGAGGAGATGATGCGGATGCTCTTCACCGACCTGCCCGGGGCCGACCTGATCACCAGCACCGAGGCGGTCGCCGTCATCCGTGCGTTCACCTCCGCGTCGATGTGGGACACCGGGCTGCTGCCCGCTGAGGCGGCGGCGGACCTGCGGCCCGCCACCCTCGCGTCGTCCTGCGACCGCGCCGACTGGGACCAGGCGCCAAAAGCGCTGACCGGTCTGGAGCAGGAGGTCGCCGCGGCTCTCAAGGAGGACGGCCGCGCCCAGGTCAGCACCCTGGCCCGGCACCTGGGCCACACCGAGTCCGGAGTCGCACGGGCCATGGACCGGCTCATCTCCCGCGGCATCCTGCAATTCCGCACTCTCGTCGAACCGACCCTGCTCGGGTACGACGCGGAGTTCATGGTGTGGCTGTCGATCGAGCCCGACCGGCTCGACGCCGCGGGGCGGCAGCTCGCGCGGCATCCGGGAACCAAGTTCCTGGGCGCGGCGACCGGGCGCTTCAACCTCGTCGGACACATGGTGCTGCCCCGCCGCACCGATCTGTTGCGCTACACCAGCGACGTCATCGGGGCACTGCCCGGGCTGATCGCCTCCGACGTGACATTGCACCTGGCCACCCTGAAGTACTCCTGGCACCGGATGGTCCGCCCCGTCTGACCCCGGCCGGTTGTCGGGCACACCGCCCGGTGGTGGCCCCGCCGTACCGTCGACCGCCCTCTTCCCACCGTCTCCTTCCCGTCCCCCGATCCTTGTGGAGACCACCATGCCCACAGACGACTTCGGCCTGCCCTCGGAGAGCTGGCGCTGGCCCGAACACACCTGGCGCGGCCATGTCGACGCGGTCCGCGCCGGACGGCGGCTGGTCCCCGACCGCTGGCCGGGCGGTGCCCGGGTCGCGGTCGCCCTCTCCTTCGACTCCGACCACGAGACGATCCCGCTGCGCGACGGCGAGACCAGCCCCGGACGGCTCGCCCAGGGCGAGTACGGCGCCCGCGTCGGCGCTCCACGGATCCTGGACCTCCTGGCCCGCTACGGCGTCCCGGCGACCTTCTTCATGCCGGCCGTCTCCGCCCTCGTCCACCCCGAGGAGTCCCGCGCCTACACCCGTGACGGGCACGAACTGGCCGTCCACGGATGGATCCACGAGCGCAACATGCTGCTGGGCCGCGAGGATGAGAAGGAACTCACGGCGCGCGCCCTCGACACCCTCACCACGCTGACCGGCCGGCGCCCCGTCGGCATCCGCACCCCGTCCTGGGACTTCTCGGACTCGACCCTCGACATCATGCTCGAGCTGGGCTTCGCCTACGACTCCTCGCTCATGGCCGACGACGAGCCCTACGAGATCGTCACCGAGGGCCGGCCCACCGGCCTGGTGGAGATCCCCGTCGACTGGATCCGGGACGATGCCCCGTACTTCACGATGGACCGCTACGGGTCCGTCCGTCCGCACAGCCGCCCGCGCGACGTACGGGAGATCTGGACCGACGAGTTCGACGCCGCGTACCGGGACGGCGGCGTCTTCCAACTCACCCTGCACCCGCACGTCATCGGTCACCGCTCGCGCCTCGTGGCGCTGCGCGAACTCCTCGACCACATCGCCGCTCACCCCGGCGTCTGGTACGCGACACACGCCCAGCTCGCCGACGTGGCCCGCGGCGTGCTGCACGGCCGGACCGCGGCCGGTTCCGCCGCCGACACCCCGGAGCACACACCATGAACACCGGATCCGCCACGCCCACCGGCCCCCTGCGCGAGGACGGCGCCCCCACCACGCTCCGGCTGAGCCGTGCCCAGCGCAAGGCCATCGTCGCCGGCACCATAGGCAACACCGTCGAATGGGTCGACTGGGCGCTGTACTCCATCTTCGCCAAGATCATCGCTGATGAGTTCTTCTCCAAGAGCGACGGCCCGGTGGCACTGCTGTCCACGCTCGCCGTCTTCGCCGTCGGGTTCGTGATGCGTCCGGTCGGCGCCGCCGTGCTCGGCGCCTACGCCGACCGCCACGGACGCAAGAAGGGCATGACCGTCACGGTCGGGCTGATGGCGGGCGCCGGCTTCGTCATCGCGATCACCCCGT
This genomic interval from Streptomyces asiaticus contains the following:
- a CDS encoding polysaccharide deacetylase family protein; protein product: MPTDDFGLPSESWRWPEHTWRGHVDAVRAGRRLVPDRWPGGARVAVALSFDSDHETIPLRDGETSPGRLAQGEYGARVGAPRILDLLARYGVPATFFMPAVSALVHPEESRAYTRDGHELAVHGWIHERNMLLGREDEKELTARALDTLTTLTGRRPVGIRTPSWDFSDSTLDIMLELGFAYDSSLMADDEPYEIVTEGRPTGLVEIPVDWIRDDAPYFTMDRYGSVRPHSRPRDVREIWTDEFDAAYRDGGVFQLTLHPHVIGHRSRLVALRELLDHIAAHPGVWYATHAQLADVARGVLHGRTAAGSAADTPEHTP
- a CDS encoding Lrp/AsnC family transcriptional regulator — its product is MTHRAPADTIDDLDRRVIAALQLNGRAPWSAVARWVGTSETTAQRRYKALRERGVLRVVGSLELDRTREGSSMLVRVQARPGRGLDLADQLAVSPDVRFLAVVTGAADLIVDFVARDNEEMMRMLFTDLPGADLITSTEAVAVIRAFTSASMWDTGLLPAEAAADLRPATLASSCDRADWDQAPKALTGLEQEVAAALKEDGRAQVSTLARHLGHTESGVARAMDRLISRGILQFRTLVEPTLLGYDAEFMVWLSIEPDRLDAAGRQLARHPGTKFLGAATGRFNLVGHMVLPRRTDLLRYTSDVIGALPGLIASDVTLHLATLKYSWHRMVRPV